CGCCCCCCATAGGGTTGGTGGAGTACATAGGACAAATGGTAATCCGGTACTCCGGCAGTCGTAAACTGAAACCGTCTGTAATATCCTATCAGCCATTGAGTTTCGGCTCTGAGAGTTGCTATGAAATTTAATCGGTCCACGCCTAACTAGGACTTGTAGACTTCCGACTCATGGGATGCCGGAGCTCCTAGGGCTGCTGAAACTCGAATACTTCAGTAGCAATGGGTCACGTTGGTTGAAGCCTTAGATCGGGATAAATTCGCTCAATCTGCCTCGCAGTGGGACAGATCTGGTCGATCCGACAGTAATACGACGGAAGGGGCAGAAGTGAGTCGACAGAGAACCTCCTCACCAGTAGACCAGTGGGTGTAAAGTGGGTGTAAGGACTGTGACCTTTTTGCACACTGCAAATCTAAGCTCTCCTCTTCTGCGCTCCCATCTTTTGTGGCCAATCTCTTCTGTCCAAGAGGTAGTCCAACTTGACTCCATTGAATGGATACGCCGAGTCTTCACCAATGGTCCTCCTGTATCTGTCCTCCATGACTGCATTCATGCATGAGATACGACCATCTCTTCGGACTCTTCCCATCTTTGCCAAAATGTCTGCCCGTTCGTTTCCAGGGTGACCGCAATGCCCCACGATATGCCGGAGCATCACTTTCATGCCCAGCAACTGCTTATACAGTTGGATGCTTGTCACGATGGTGTGATACTTGCGTGGAAAGCTCTTCCCTGCGTTAAGTTTCTGGACCACAGCATAGCAATCACAGTAGATTGTATACAGGAGATCGTCATGCCTGTTATAGAGTACCTTGTACGCCTCAAGTAGACCTCGAAGCTCTCCTTGTAGGGGATCCTGGAGATCACCCGTCAATGGTCCAGCCACATTGTCTGGATGGTAATGGCCAAACCATACCCCAAAACCACCCCACTGTTTCCCATCAGAATCCACCTTACTGGACCCGTCACTGAATACCTCGAAGACAGGTCTGCCACGTATGTTCAAGTGTTGGCGTTGGGTGGCCTCGAAGAATTTCGGTCTGCTTTCCAAGAAATACGCAGCATCTTGAAGATCGTCAAACCTATGAACATCTTCGGGTCTGGTGGAGTGGTTAAGCGCGACATTGAAGTCAGTGAACACCCCAGGGTGCCTAGAATATTTGACGGCATAGTATGTGCGCTGACTATTACCAGGTGAAACATATGCCTGAAGTGTACTTTCTTCCAAGGCAGGATCATATCTGATCCTTTTAGGGCCCCTCTCTTGTGGTTTTGATTTTTTCGGCTCCTCTCTGGGTCGTTTCAAAGTAGAGGCACCTACAAAGATAACAGAGTCAGACTCTGTAGAGCTGAGTGAGATGACAGAGTCACAGTCGGAGGCGTCATCATCAGAACTCAGGCAGATGACAGAATCGTCTCCTGAGCTAAGAGAAATCACAGACTCAGGGTAATCGTCATCACTTGAATCGATGACACATGGTAACGTAGGAGATGGTTCACCAGGGGTGTCGCAGTACTTGTCTACGCGATGCTCTAGAGGGAATACTCGAGAGCATTCCTCAAGTGATCCAAAGTCGCTCGAACAGGTCACATATGGTGATGCAGGACATGGTGTGTCAGGAGTAGCGTACGAGTAGTAGCCGTTGTTGTGATACTCGAAAGGAACGACTTGAGAGATTTGCTCTAGAGGTTCCGGCGGGGAGTACCAGTCTGAGTTGTTAGAGTCGTGGGTATCGTCAATCTTGATCAGTCCAGAGTGCTCGGCTGTTGTCGTCGGCATGGAATATTCGGCTGCTGTGTGTGCTGACGGAGTATGGGGAGTAACTGACAATAACAGTGGCTGTCGAGCCTCCTTTTTTGGGGTGGTAGTGAAAGTCAAGTCGTTTGTCATCTCTTCGAGAATAGAGCTGAATCTGCGATAAAACAAAGCCACAGGCCTACCTTGGTacatcatcgtcatctcAACAGGTTTCTTGTGGATGATCGCTGCAGGCTTCTGGTTGTGAGTGACTACCAATTTCGACAACCAAGGGTAAGGAaatgtggtgatggacaCATCAAAGTCGgtatcgtcgtcgtctgtGTCTTCGCTATCAGCCCCGTAGCCGTCGTCTTCCTGGTCAAATGGGTTGTCCAGGACATCGGAGGCGTCGTACCACTTGACATCTGCGTGCCAGTCACATGTTCGTATCCCGTTTGGTTCTGAGTCACTGAATAATCCTTTGCCATTCATGTCGTGTGGGGTAAGGATGGGGAGTTAACGATGGTGAGGCGTGTGGCATACTTGGTGTGACAGACGAGGAGTGTATGGAAAAGACAACTTGATCTTCCAATAGCTTGGGACTGCATTAGTAACTGTTCGAAAATGGACAAAATggagta
The Yarrowia lipolytica chromosome 1A, complete sequence genome window above contains:
- a CDS encoding uncharacterized protein (Compare to YALI0A10989g, similar to uniprot|Q6C159 Yarrowia lipolytica YALI0F19030g), with protein sequence MNGKGLFSDSEPNGIRTCDWHADVKWYDASDVLDNPFDQEDDGYGADSEDTDDDDTDFDVSITTFPYPWLSKLVVTHNQKPAAIIHKKPVEMTMMYQGRPVALFYRRFSSILEEMTNDLTFTTTPKKEARQPLLLSVTPHTPSAHTAAEYSMPTTTAEHSGLIKIDDTHDSNNSDWYSPPEPLEQISQVVPFEYHNNGYYSYATPDTPCPASPYVTCSSDFGSLEECSRVFPLEHRVDKYCDTPGEPSPTLPCVIDSSDDDYPESVISLSSGDDSVICLSSDDDASDCDSVISLSSTESDSVIFVGASTLKRPREEPKKSKPQERGPKRIRYDPALEESTLQAYVSPGNSQRTYYAVKYSRHPGVFTDFNVALNHSTRPEDVHRFDDLQDAAYFLESRPKFFEATQRQHLNIRGRPVFEVFSDGSSKVDSDGKQWGGFGVWFGHYHPDNVAGPLTGDLQDPLQGELRGLLEAYKVLYNRHDDLLYTIYCDCYAVVQKLNAGKSFPRKYHTIVTSIQLYKQLLGMKVMLRHIVGHCGHPGNERADILAKMGRVRRDGRISCMNAVMEDRYRRTIGEDSAYPFNGVKLDYLLDRRDWPQKMGAQKRRA